A region of the Stieleria neptunia genome:
GGTGGCATTAAGAGCAACGTGTTCAAGCAGAATTGCGAGTTACTGATGTACTCCTTCGACGTCAAGGTCGAAGGCAAGAACGTCGGCCGGCTCGGCGATCCGCTGTGGCACAACAAGAAAAACATCGCGATGTGAGGAGCCCGAAATGAATACCGGAGGAGCCGATGTGCCGGGCGTTTCGCCCACCGAACAATTGCACGCCTGTGATTGGAAACAGTGCGAAGAAGACCACAAAAAGAAAATCGACTACCCCGGCAACGGCAAAGTCGATCGCAGTAGCAACTATTCCAACCAATGGGGTGAACACGAACCTTGGGTGATGAGCGGCAATGCGGGCAACACCGGCAAACGCGCCGAACTGGCCGACTATCGAAAAGAAACCAAGAGTGCGCGGTACGCCGTCAATGCCGCCGCGATGACCGACCCCAATTACCACACGCAAAAGCATCACCTGATCTCCGTCAACCTGTTCGGCAAGGTGTCGGATCTTGCGCATGACGCTGAACTGATCGGATATGATGCCAATCACATCAACAACGGCTCCTGCTTTCCCAGCTATGCGTACGATATTTTTCGTCATGACATGCAGTGCCACCGCGGTTCACACCCCAATGCGGTGTACAACGACCACATC
Encoded here:
- a CDS encoding AHH domain-containing protein, with amino-acid sequence MNTGGADVPGVSPTEQLHACDWKQCEEDHKKKIDYPGNGKVDRSSNYSNQWGEHEPWVMSGNAGNTGKRAELADYRKETKSARYAVNAAAMTDPNYHTQKHHLISVNLFGKVSDLAHDAELIGYDANHINNGSCFPSYAYDIFRHDMQCHRGSHPNAVYNDHIMPILLNLEKKCITYCQRDSNCDTSPQQGLIQNLNAISAVCFTKLLYWEWFLRSKEKALRERKESFERQNLAVPT